In Leifsonia sp. PS1209, the genomic stretch TCGTGCGCGGCCAGCAGGCCCTCGGCATCCGAGGCGAAGTTGCGGTCGATCACCTCGGGAACACCGGCGCTGAGGACGATGCGGAACCCGGTGCCTCCGATGTCCCAGCCGATCACGTCCGCGGTGTCCGGGTAGATGCGGCTGCGGGTGTCGACCACCTCGGGGCCGGGTAGACCCAGCTGCTTCGCGCGCTGGTCGCCCACCATGATCACGGCGGCGGCCCCGTCGCCGAACAGGCCACTGGCGACGATGTTCGCCATCGAGTCGTCGCTGGCCTGCACCGTGAGCGAGCAGAGCTCGACGGACAGCAGCACGGCCACCTCGTTCGGATGGCCGACCAGGTAGTCGTTCACCCGGGCGATCCCGGCCGCGCCGGCCACGCAGCCGAGCCCGAAGCTCGGCAGCCGTTTGACGTCGCTGCGGAGTCCGAGTCTCTGCACGAGTTGCGCGTCGATCGACGGTGCCGCGATGCCGGTCACCGAGGTGAACAGCAGGAAGTCGACATCCGTCGGCTGCAGCCCGGCCGCGGCGAGGGCCCCGGTGAGCGCGCGCTCGGCGAGCGTCGTGCCCTCGGCGATGAAGAAGTCGTTCGACTCCTGGAAAGATGCGATCGAACTGTACCGTTCGAGCGGCATCACGAGGTTCCGCGTCTCCACCCCACTGGATGCGTGGATGCGGCGCATGACCGCTTGGCGCCCTGGATCGGCGGTGATCATCGCGAGCAGAGCCGCGGTGATCTCGCCCTGGCTGTAACTCCGGTCGGGCACGACCGGAGCCACCGACACGATGCGGCTCACAAGCGCAACGTACCACCGCGTGGAGGCCGCGAGACCGGGTTGCGGACTATTCCCATTTTGGCTGCGGTCAGCCGGTGATCACGGCCCGTCGCGCCGCGGTGCGCACCGCCCACCGGCCGTCCGTCCTGGTGAGCGAGAGCGGGTAGTCGAGGGTCTCCGAGATGAGCTCGCTGGTGAGCACGTCGTCGGCGGAGCCCTGCGCGACGATGCGGCCGTCGCGCAGCAGCATCGCGTGGGTCGTGGTCGCCGGAAGCTCCTCGAGGTGGTGCGTGACGAGCACGCTCGCCAGGTCGGGATGCTCGGCGCGCAGACCGTCGATCCTGTCGAGCAGGTGCTCCCTCGCGGCGATGTCGAGTCCGGTGCTCGGTTCGTCGAGCAGCAGCAGGTGCGGGTCGGGCAGGAGGGCGCGGGCGATCAGGGCGCGACCGCGCTCTCCCTGCGACAGCACCGGCCAGACGGCGTCGGCGAGGTCGCGCATCCCGAGCAGCTGGACGAGGTCGTCCGCTCTGCGCTCCTGCTCGGCGGTCGGCTCCCAGCGCATCATGCGTTCGGTGGTGCCCGTCGCTCCGGTGAGCACGACGTCGCGCACGGTGAGCGGCGAGCGCACCTCGTGGCGCGGGTTCACGTGCCCGATCAGGCCGCGCAGCTCGCGCAGGTCGACGCGTCCGAGGCGCCGGCCGAGCACCTCCACGGTGCCGCGGGTGGGGTGCACGACGGCGCCGAGCATGCTCAGGATGGTGCTCTTGCCTGCGCCGTTCGAACCGATCAGCGCCCAGTGCTCTCCGGCGTGCACGCGCATCCCGATGTCGTCGAGGATCGTCCTGCCCCCGCGCACGAAGCCGACACCGTCCACCTGCAACACGACTCGCTCTTCCACGCCTCCATCGTGGCAGCAATCGCGGGCTAGAACGGCCAGATGAGCGGGACGAGGAAGACAGCGGCGGCGAGGAAGAGGGCGACGAGGGCGAGGCCGTAGCGCCAGTAGTCGCCGAAGCGCAGGCCGGCCGGTCCCATGATCATGAAGTTGGCCGGAGTCGCGACCGGGGTGAGGAACGCGGCGGCGCAGACCACGGCGACGGCCATCAGGAAAGGAAGGGGGGAGACGCCGAGCTCCCCGGCGACGGAGACGGCGATCGGAGCGATGATGAGCGCCGTGGCCGTGTTGCTGATCAGCTGGCCGAAGATGAGCGCCACCACGCACAGCGACGCCAGCACCAGCAGAGGGCCGTACCTCCCGACCGCGGAGACCAGGCCGTTGGCGATCAGCTCGGCCGCGCCCGTCTTGGTGATGGCCGTCGACATCGGGATCATGCCGCCCACCAGCAGCAGGGTGGTCCACGAGATGGAGCGGTGTGCGCGCTCGACGGTGACGACGCGGGCGAGCACCATCGCGGCGGCGGCGAGGAGGCCGACCACGGCGGGTGGCACGACGCCGGTGGCCAGTGCGGCCACCATCAGCACGAGGACGGCCAGGGCGATCCAGGCCCGGGCGCCGAGCGGGGCGGCCTGCCTGCGCAGCTGGTCCGGTTCGTCGACGACGAGCACTGCCGGGTCGGCGAGGTTGAGGTCGAGCTTGTCCCAGCGGCCCTGCACCAGGAGGGTGTCGCCCGATTCGAGCACGATGGTCTGCGCGTCGATCGGCTCGCCGGAGCGCTGCACGGCCAGGATGACGAGGTCGCCGCTCTCGGTGACCATCCCCGGGAACACGGTCTCGCCGACCATGCTCGACCGCGGGGCGACGACCACCTCCGCCACACCGTACGTGGAGTCGATGAGCGCGTCCGTGCGCCCGAGCGCGCCGTTGACGCCCAGGCCCGCGAGCTTGTTGTCGTGTTTCAGGATGCGGATGCTCGCGGTGTCACCGCGGAGCAGCAGGCGGTCGCCGGGGCGTACGACGTCCCCGGCCGGGCGGTGGTCCGTGCCCTGCACGGCGATCAGCTGCACGGCCGACTGGTCGCCGAGGCTGAGCGTCGCCGTCGGGCGGCCGATCAGGGGAGAGCCGCCGCGCACCCGTACCCTGGCGAACGGCTGCGGGGACGCGTACTCGCCGAGCAGCGTCCTGGCGTGGTCGCTCAGGTCGCGTGGCATGGTCGCCGGGCGGCGATCCGGGATGAGCCAGCGGCCGAACAGCACGGTGATGAGCACCGTGCCGACCACCAGCACGGCGCCGATGGCGGTGAAGTCGAAGAAGCCGAACCCTCCGTGCCCGGTGGTCGCCGCCAGTTCGGAGATGATGACGTTGACCGGGCTGCCGGTGAGGGTGAGCAGCGAACCGGCGTGGGCGCCGAACGCGAGCGGCAGCAGCAGGCGCGATGGGGCGACAGAGATCCGGGAGGCGACGACCACCACGACGGGCAACAGGGCGGCGACCGCGCCGTTCACGCTGATCAGGGCGGACAGCAGGGCGACCACGAGCATCACGAGCACGGTCAGCACCGCCGTCTTGGTGCCGCCGCGGGCCACGAGCTGCTGCCCGGCCCATCCGGTGAGTCCGGAGGCGTCGAGCCCTTCGGCGACCACGAACAGTGCGGCGATCAGCACGACGGCTGGATCGGCGAATCCGGCGAACGCCTCGTGCAGGTCGAGGATGCCCGTGGCCAGGAGCGCGAGTGCCGCGCCGACCGCCACGAGCCCCGTCGGAACCTTGCCGCTCACGAAGGCGACCACGGTGACGCCGAGGATCACCATCGTCACCGCGATGTCGTTCACACCCTGACCATACTGCCCGCCCCCGCCCCCGCAAATGCATGCATTTCAGCCGGGCGCGGACCGGGCCGGGGGCGGGACGGGTCAGGTCAGCTCAGCTCAGCTCAGGCGAGGACGGCGAGCGCGTCGATCTCGACGAGCATCTCGGCGCGGGGGAGCCCGGTGAAGACGGTGGTGCGGGCCGGGAGGACGCCGGAGGCGACGCGCGGGGCGATGAAGGCGCCGAATGCGTCGTTCATCGCGGCGAAGTCGTCGCGGGTGGTGAGGTAGACGCGCAGCATCATCACGTCGTCGAAGGTCGCGCCGCCCGCCGCCAGGATCGCCTCGACGTTCTGCAGCGTGCGGGTGGTCTGCGCGGCCACGTCGCCGGGGAAGAGGTATTCGTTCGTCGCAGGGTCGACGGGACCCTGGCCGGAGACCTGCACGAACGGGCCGCGCTTCACCCCCTGCGAGAAGGTGTGCGCCGGGGCGGGGGCGTCGGTGGTGGAGATCGCGGTGCGGTCAGTCATCGGTGTCCTTTCGAGACGGTCGAGATGGGGTGGTCGGAGGAAGGAAAGGGGAATCGCCGGTGAAGCCGAGCTCCGCCGAGATGCGGTCGGTCGCGTCGTGCAGCGCAGGAAGCAGGCCGAGGACGCCCTCGTACGGCAGCACGACATTCGGCACGGAGACGGATACAGCGGCCGCGATGCGCCCGTCCGCGCCGAACACCGGGGCGCCGACGCAGTTCATGAACGTCTCGTGCTCCTCGTGGTCCTGCGCCCAGCCGCGTTCTGCGCTGCGGCGCACCTCGTCGATCAGCTCGGCGGCCGACCCGATGGTGTTGCCGGTGAAGCGCTCGAAGTCGACCGTGGATGCGACGCGCGCCAGCTCGGCATCGTCCAGCCCGCCGAGCAGCACCTTGGCCACCGCCGTGGCGTGCAGCGCGGCCGGCAGCCCCACCCGCGAGTACATCCGCAGCGGCTGCCGGGATTCGACCTTGTCGATGTAGGTCACCGTCCCGCCGTCGTATGCGGCGAGGTGCACGGTCTGGCCGGTGGCGGCGCCGAGCGCGCGCAGCACCGGGGAGGCCACGCCCCGCACATCCCGGGTGTCGAGCGCGGTCTGCGCCAGCGTGAACACCGTCGAGCCGACGTGGTAGCGGTACTCGGAGTCGCGGGTGACGTACCCGTGCTCTTCGAGCGTCCTGAGCAGCCGGAGCACCGTGGTCTTGTGCACGCCGACAGCCTCGGCGAGGGCGTCGAGCGTCCGGGTGCCGTTCGAGACGAGGTCCAGCAGGTCGAGAGCGCGGGAGAGGGACTGGCTCACGACGACGTCCGCCAGGGGATGTCGCCGGGATGCACGTGCCACGCCGACCAGGTGGCGTCCGGTGCGTCCGCGAGCAGGTCGCGCTCTCGCGCATCCGGGACCGTCAGCGGGCGGTCGCCGTGGCCGATCAGCGTCAGCGCCGCGAGGGCGTGGCCGAGCCGCAGGCACGCGGCGGCCGACCTGCCCTCGGAGAGCCCGGCGAGGTAGCCGGCGGCGAAGGCATCGCCCGCCCCGACCGGCTCGACCACCTCGACCGTGAGGCAGGCGACGTGCGTCTCCTCCCCCTCCCGCAGGTAGCTGGATGCGCGGCGAGAGTCGTCTTTGAGCACCACCCGTTCGAGCAGTGGATGCGCGTCGAACAGCCGCTGCGGGTCGCTGTGCCCGAAATATGCCTCCGCCTCGTCCGCGCCGACGAACAGCGTCCCGGCTTGCCCGACGAGCGCGTCGAGCGGCGCCGTGTCCCTGCCGTGCCAGAGCCGCGGCCGGTGGTTGAGGTCGACGCTGATGGTGGTGGCCGGCCCCGTCGTCTCGCGGAGGGACGCGACCGCCTGAGCTGCGCTGTCCGAGATGGCGGCGGTGATGCCGCTAGTGTGCACGATGGCGGCGTCGCGGAGAATGCTCGCCGCCGGGTCTGCCGCGAGGGTGCCCGGCCCGATGGCGGACGCGGCGGACCCGCTGCGGTAGTAGTGCATCCTGGTGCCTGCCCCGTGCGGGCCGCTTGTGGTCTCTTTGACGTAGATGCCGGTCGGGCGGCTGTCGTCCGTCTCGACCGCGGACAGGTCGAGGCCGGCGTCGGTCGCGGTGGCGCGGATGCGCTCGCCGAAGCCGTCGTCGCCGAGGCGCGAGATCCACGCGGTGGGGATGCCCATCCTGGCGAGGGAGGTGGCGACGTTGAACTCGGCCCCGCCGACGTCGGAGCCGAACGTCTCCGCCTCGGCAAGCGGCCGGTGCGCGTCCGGGTAGAGGACGACCATGGCCTCTCCGATGGTCACCAGTCTGCCCACGCGCACCTCGTCTCGTGTCGTCCCGTGCCGTCTGGGATGGTCGGCGCTGCGCCGGGGTTTCGCCGGGGATGGTCGTCATGCTAGAACAGGGAGAACAGTTTATGCAATCTACGTTGCGCTCTGTGCAACGCGAAGGAGTCGTGTGCTCGCCAGCAAGGCCATGCCGCTCGCATACACCGCGGACGAGGTCGCCGCGCTCGCCGAGCGCCGCCCGCCGCTGACCGACTTCCCCACGCCGCTCGTCACGGTGAGCGAGGCCGCCGTGCAGCACAACCTCGACACGATGGCCGCCTGGTGCGCGGCGGCCGGAGTGGGCATCGCCCCGCACGGCAAGACCACGATGAACCGCGACCTCTGGCAGCGCCAGCTCGACGCCGGCGCCTGGGGAATCACGGTCGCCACCCCGTGGCAGCTGTCGGTCGCCCTCGAGTGGAACATCCCGCGCGTGCTGCTCGCCAACGCCCTGGTGCAACCGGATGCGCTGCGTTTCGTGGCTCCGCACGCCGAGCGGGTGCTGGTGTGGGCGGACTCGGTGCGCGCGGTGGAGATCATGGATGCCGTGCTGGCGACGGCGGACGACCGAACCTCGCCGCTCGGGGTGCTGGTCGAGCTCGGCGCTCCGGGAGGGCGCACCGGGGCGCGCAGCGTGGAGGACGCGCTGGCCGTGGCCGAGGCGGTCGCCGCATCCGCGAGCCTGCGGCTGGCGGGGGTTGCCGGGTACGAGGGCGCTCTCGCGCACGACGGCACGGACGCCGCGCTCGGGGTCGTGCGTTCCTACCTCCAGCGGATGCTCGCCCTGCACGACGCGATCGAGGCCGCCGGGCTTTACCCGGACGACGCCCCGACGATTCTCACGGCGGGCGGCAGCGCATACTTCGACGTGGTCGCCGAGGTGCTCGCGCCCCGCCGCGACCTGGCCGGGGAGCGCGGGCGGGCGGTCGACGTGCTGCTGCGCTCCGGCGCGTACATCACCCACGACGACGGCTTCTACAGCGGCATCACTCCGCTCGGCCGCGGCCCGGGGGGTGAGTTCCGTTCGGCGATCCACGGCTGGGCGACCGTCGTCTCCCGTCCGGAGCCCGGCCTGGTGCTGGTGGATGCGGGCAAGCGCGACTTCCCGTACGACGAGGGGCTGCCGGTGCCGCAGGCACTTCGACGGTTCGGCGAGCGCACCGTGACCCGGTTCCCCGACGCCATCGCCACCGCGATGAACGACCAGCACACCTTCGTGCGCGTCCCGGAGTCGGCGGTTGTCGAGGTGGGCGACGTGATCCGCTTCGGCCTCTCGCACCCGTGCACCACCTTCGACAAATGGCGGGCGCTGCCGGTGCTGGACGACGTCACGGCGGAGATGCCGCATGTCATCGGCCTGCTGGAGACAGCGTTCGGCTGACCCCGCCCCGTCACAGCGGCCACCGAGGACCCGCGCTTCCGCCGCCACCCAGCCACCGACCAACCGACCACCCAGCGCAGGAGCCCATGAGCCACACCGACCCCGCCCTCCTCGTCACCCTCCGTGCCGACCGCGCCATCACCGTCGTCCGCGCCCCGCGCATCGACGACCCCTCCGCGCTCTGCGCCGCCCTGGCCTCCGGGGGCATCCGCGCCGTCGAGTTCACCTTCACCACCCCGGGCGTCGAGCGGATCGTCGCCGAGGCCGCAGCGGCCGCGTCCGGGCACGGAGCGCTGGTGGGGGCCGGAACCGTCACCGACGAGGCGAAGGCCGAGGCCGCCATCGCCGCCGGAGCGCGCTTCATCGTGACCCCCGGCCTGCACGACGGGGTCGCGGCGATCTGCCGCGAGGCGGGCATCCCGTTCCTACTGGGCGCGCTGACCCCGACCGAGGTGATGCGCGCCGTCGAGGCCGGAGCCGCCGCGGTGAAGATCTTCCCGGCGACACTCGTCGGCCCCGGCTACCTGAAAGACCTCGGCGGCCCGTTCCCCGGCGTCGAGTTCGTGCCGTCCGGCGGCCTGCGTGCCGACAACGCGGCCGCGTGGGTGCAGGCGGGGGCGCTCGCCGTCACCGCTGGATCGAGCGTGGTCTCCGCCGCGACCATCGAGGCCGCCGACTGGGATGCGATCACCGAGCGGGCGGCGGAGTTCCGGGCGGCGGCACTCCGGCCGTGAGCGGGGAAGCCGCGCCCGGCGCATCCACTGGCGCATCCACTCTCCTCCGCGGCGGCCTGGTGCTCGATGGGTCCGGCAGCCCCGGCCGGGTCGCCGACGTGCTGCTGCACGGCGACAGGATCGCGGAGGTCGGCCGGCACCTCACCGCTCCCGGCGCCCGCATCATCGACGCATCCGGGCTGGCCGTCGCGCCCGGCTTCATCGACATGCACGCGCACTCCGACCTCGCCGTGCTCACCGACAGCGCGCACCTCGCCAAGGTCTCGCAGGGCGTCACGACCGAGGTTCTCGGCCAGGACGGCCTCTCCTACGTCCCGGCGACTGACGAGACGATGCCGATCCTGCGCGAGCAGCTGGCCGGCTGGAACGGCGTCCCGGACGGCCTCGATTTCTCCTGGCGCAGTGTCGCGGACTACCTCGCGGCCGTGGATGCACGCGGCACCGCCGCGAACGTCGCCTACCTGATCCCGCAGGGCTCGGTCCGCATGGCCGTCGTCGGCACCGAGAACCGCCGGGCCACCCCCGCCGAGCTGGACGGCATGCGCGCCATCGTCGCCGCCGGGATGCGCGACGGAGCGTTCGGCCTGTCCTCCGGCCTCACCTATGTGCCCGGGATGTTCGCCGACAGCGCCGAGCTCGCCGCCCTCTGCGCCGTCGTCGCCGAGCACGGCGGCTTCTACGCGCCGCACCAGCGCTCGTACGGCGCTGGAGCGCTCGACGCCTACGCCGAGATGGTCGCCATCGCCCGCGACACGGGATGCGCGCTCCATCTCACCCACGCGACGATGAACTTCGGCGTCAACCGCGGGAGGGCGGGCGACCTGATCGACCTGATCGACGGCGCCATCGCCGACAGCGTCGACCTCACCATCGACACATACCCATACCTCGCGGGCTCCACCACGCTCGCCGCGCTGCTGCCCAGCTGGTCGGCGGTCGGCGGCCCGGAGGCGACCATCGCCCGCCTCGCCGACCCCGCCGTCCGGTCGCGCGTCGCCCACGAACTGGACGTGCTCGGCACGGACGGCTGCCACGGCGTGCCCGTCGACTGGGCCACCATCGAGATCTCCGGTGTGCGCGACCCCGCGCTCTCCGCTGCGGTCGGCCGCACCGTCGCCGCCATCGCCGCCGACCAGGGCGTCCCGCCCACCGAGGCGTACTTCGACCTGCTCGTCGCCGACCGGCTCGGCACGAGCATCCTGCAGCACGTCGGAGACGAGCAGAACGTCCGCACGATGATGCGCCACCCCCGGCACACCGGAGGAAGCGACGGCATCCTGGTCGGCGCGAAGCCGCATCCACGCTCGTGGGGCACGTTCCCGCGCTACCTCGGCCACTACGTGCGGGAGGAGGGCGTGCTCACCCTCGAAGACGCGATCGTGCACCTCTCCGCCCGCCCGGCCGCACGGCTGGGGCTGACCGACCGCGGGCGGATCGCGCCCGGGATGGTTGCCGACCTGGTGCTCTTCGACCCGGCCACCGTGACCGACCGCGCGACCTACGCGGAGCCGCGGAGTCAAGCAGCGGGCATCCCGTGGGTGTTCGTCGCGGGGCGGCCGGTGATGGCTGACGGGATGCGCACCGGCGAGACGCCGGGTCGTGCCCTGCGGAAGGGCACGACCGCAGCTCGCTGACCTCTACCTGGCCGACTCCTGCACACCGCGCACCGTCGCGACCAGCGGCGCGAACAGGCGCTCGTCGTCCGTGATCCCGGTGATCTCGCGCACGATGTCTTCCGCGGTCGCCTCGCGCAGCAGCTGCTGCAGCTCGACGCTCTGGGTGTCCTCCGGCACGTCGAACCGGAGGGCGGCGCCGACGGCCGTGAGCAGCGCATCCGGGATCCCTCCCGTGTACTGCACGTAGTCGGCGGCCGGGCCGATGAAGCGGTCGTCGCGGCCGAGCTTGCGCAGCGGCTCGCGGCCGACGCGGGTCACCTCGTCGACCAGGTACGGGTTCGTGAACCTGTCCAGGATCTTCGCCCGGTACGCTGCCAGGTCGGCTGCGTCGAGGCCGTGTTTGGCCGCCAGCGCCGCCGACGTCTCCTCCAGTGCCGCCTCGGCCGCGGAGCGCACGGCGGGGATCGCGATGGCCTCGCTGATCGTCGTCGCTCCCGCCAGGAAGCCGGTGTACGCCACCGTCGCGTGCCCGGTGTTCACCGTGAACAGCTTGCGCTCGATGTACGGCGCGAGCGAGTCGACGAAGTGCGCGCCGGGGATGCTCGGCTCCGCCCCCGCGAACGGGCTGCGGTCGACCACCCACTCGTAGAACGCCTCGACCGTCACGTCGATCCCGGCATCGGGTGCCTGGGCGGGCACGATGCGGTCGACGGCGGTGTTGGCGAAGATCGCCTTCGCGGCCAGCGCATCCCGGGTCTCGTCGTCCGGCAGGCCGTCGAACAGCTCGGCGGCGAGCAGGTCGGTCGCGCCGATCGCGTTCTCGCACGCCATCACGGCGAGCCGCGGGGCGTCGTCTGCGCGGGCGGCGAGCCCGGCGGCGATCACCGGCGCGACGAAGCGCAGGATGCGCGGGCCCACCGCCGTGGTGACGATGTCGGCCGACGCGATCTCCGCGACCAGTGCCGCCTCGTCCGTCGCGCTGTTGATCGCACGGAAGCCGTCCACCACGGTGGTCTTCGACTGCTCTCCGACCTCGTGGACGCTGTAGGAGTCCGCAGCGGCCAGGGCGTCGATCAGCTCGGCGTTGACATCCGCGAACACCACCTCGTACCCGGCTTCGTGGAGCAGGAGCCCCACGAAGCCGCGGCCGATGTTGCCCGCACCGAAGTGGACGGCTTTCATGCGTTCCTCACCCGTCCTATTCGTTCACGTCGCCGAGGAGCGCGAACAGGGCGTCCGCATCCGGTGCGTCGAGCAGTTTCTGCACGTCGTCCTCCTCCGAGAAGAGGATCGCGATCTTGGACAGGATCTCCAGGTGCTCGTTGTTCTGCCCGGCGATGCCGACGACGAACCGCACCTCCTCGCCGCCCCAGTCGAGCGGGGAGGAGTACCGGATGAACGACAGGGCGGACCGCTTGATCTCGTCCTTGGATTCGTTGGTGCCGTGCGGGATCGCGAGGCCGTTGCCCATGAAGGTCGAGACGGTGTTCTCGCGGTCCTGCATCGAGTCGACGTACGCGGGCTCCACCGCTCCCGCGGCCACCAGCAGGGCGCCGGCCTCGCGGATGGCGTCCTCCCTGGTGGATGCGGTCCCCGCCGCCACCACGTTGGCCCTGTCGAGAATTGTGTCTGTCATCGGTTCGCGTCCTCCGGAGTGTTCTGCTGCGCCTTCACGAGGTCGACCACCTC encodes the following:
- a CDS encoding alanine racemase — translated: MLASKAMPLAYTADEVAALAERRPPLTDFPTPLVTVSEAAVQHNLDTMAAWCAAAGVGIAPHGKTTMNRDLWQRQLDAGAWGITVATPWQLSVALEWNIPRVLLANALVQPDALRFVAPHAERVLVWADSVRAVEIMDAVLATADDRTSPLGVLVELGAPGGRTGARSVEDALAVAEAVAASASLRLAGVAGYEGALAHDGTDAALGVVRSYLQRMLALHDAIEAAGLYPDDAPTILTAGGSAYFDVVAEVLAPRRDLAGERGRAVDVLLRSGAYITHDDGFYSGITPLGRGPGGEFRSAIHGWATVVSRPEPGLVLVDAGKRDFPYDEGLPVPQALRRFGERTVTRFPDAIATAMNDQHTFVRVPESAVVEVGDVIRFGLSHPCTTFDKWRALPVLDDVTAEMPHVIGLLETAFG
- a CDS encoding bifunctional 4-hydroxy-2-oxoglutarate aldolase/2-dehydro-3-deoxy-phosphogluconate aldolase, with product MSHTDPALLVTLRADRAITVVRAPRIDDPSALCAALASGGIRAVEFTFTTPGVERIVAEAAAAASGHGALVGAGTVTDEAKAEAAIAAGARFIVTPGLHDGVAAICREAGIPFLLGALTPTEVMRAVEAGAAAVKIFPATLVGPGYLKDLGGPFPGVEFVPSGGLRADNAAAWVQAGALAVTAGSSVVSAATIEAADWDAITERAAEFRAAALRP
- a CDS encoding IclR family transcriptional regulator, giving the protein MSQSLSRALDLLDLVSNGTRTLDALAEAVGVHKTTVLRLLRTLEEHGYVTRDSEYRYHVGSTVFTLAQTALDTRDVRGVASPVLRALGAATGQTVHLAAYDGGTVTYIDKVESRQPLRMYSRVGLPAALHATAVAKVLLGGLDDAELARVASTVDFERFTGNTIGSAAELIDEVRRSAERGWAQDHEEHETFMNCVGAPVFGADGRIAAAVSVSVPNVVLPYEGVLGLLPALHDATDRISAELGFTGDSPFLPPTTPSRPSRKDTDD
- a CDS encoding mannitol-1-phosphate 5-dehydrogenase, which codes for MKAVHFGAGNIGRGFVGLLLHEAGYEVVFADVNAELIDALAAADSYSVHEVGEQSKTTVVDGFRAINSATDEAALVAEIASADIVTTAVGPRILRFVAPVIAAGLAARADDAPRLAVMACENAIGATDLLAAELFDGLPDDETRDALAAKAIFANTAVDRIVPAQAPDAGIDVTVEAFYEWVVDRSPFAGAEPSIPGAHFVDSLAPYIERKLFTVNTGHATVAYTGFLAGATTISEAIAIPAVRSAAEAALEETSAALAAKHGLDAADLAAYRAKILDRFTNPYLVDEVTRVGREPLRKLGRDDRFIGPAADYVQYTGGIPDALLTAVGAALRFDVPEDTQSVELQQLLREATAEDIVREITGITDDERLFAPLVATVRGVQESAR
- a CDS encoding D-aminoacylase, yielding MSGEAAPGASTGASTLLRGGLVLDGSGSPGRVADVLLHGDRIAEVGRHLTAPGARIIDASGLAVAPGFIDMHAHSDLAVLTDSAHLAKVSQGVTTEVLGQDGLSYVPATDETMPILREQLAGWNGVPDGLDFSWRSVADYLAAVDARGTAANVAYLIPQGSVRMAVVGTENRRATPAELDGMRAIVAAGMRDGAFGLSSGLTYVPGMFADSAELAALCAVVAEHGGFYAPHQRSYGAGALDAYAEMVAIARDTGCALHLTHATMNFGVNRGRAGDLIDLIDGAIADSVDLTIDTYPYLAGSTTLAALLPSWSAVGGPEATIARLADPAVRSRVAHELDVLGTDGCHGVPVDWATIEISGVRDPALSAAVGRTVAAIAADQGVPPTEAYFDLLVADRLGTSILQHVGDEQNVRTMMRHPRHTGGSDGILVGAKPHPRSWGTFPRYLGHYVREEGVLTLEDAIVHLSARPAARLGLTDRGRIAPGMVADLVLFDPATVTDRATYAEPRSQAAGIPWVFVAGRPVMADGMRTGETPGRALRKGTTAAR
- a CDS encoding ATP-binding cassette domain-containing protein, encoding MEERVVLQVDGVGFVRGGRTILDDIGMRVHAGEHWALIGSNGAGKSTILSMLGAVVHPTRGTVEVLGRRLGRVDLRELRGLIGHVNPRHEVRSPLTVRDVVLTGATGTTERMMRWEPTAEQERRADDLVQLLGMRDLADAVWPVLSQGERGRALIARALLPDPHLLLLDEPSTGLDIAAREHLLDRIDGLRAEHPDLASVLVTHHLEELPATTTHAMLLRDGRIVAQGSADDVLTSELISETLDYPLSLTRTDGRWAVRTAARRAVITG
- a CDS encoding Rid family hydrolase; protein product: MTDRTAISTTDAPAPAHTFSQGVKRGPFVQVSGQGPVDPATNEYLFPGDVAAQTTRTLQNVEAILAAGGATFDDVMMLRVYLTTRDDFAAMNDAFGAFIAPRVASGVLPARTTVFTGLPRAEMLVEIDALAVLA
- a CDS encoding 3-oxoacyl-[acyl-carrier-protein] synthase III C-terminal domain-containing protein; amino-acid sequence: MSRIVSVAPVVPDRSYSQGEITAALLAMITADPGRQAVMRRIHASSGVETRNLVMPLERYSSIASFQESNDFFIAEGTTLAERALTGALAAAGLQPTDVDFLLFTSVTGIAAPSIDAQLVQRLGLRSDVKRLPSFGLGCVAGAAGIARVNDYLVGHPNEVAVLLSVELCSLTVQASDDSMANIVASGLFGDGAAAVIMVGDQRAKQLGLPGPEVVDTRSRIYPDTADVIGWDIGGTGFRIVLSAGVPEVIDRNFASDAEGLLAAHDLTIGDVGAWAAHPGGPKVLEAFSRALDLPDGALDASWRSLARVGNLSSAAVLHVLAELMDAHHAPGTNGLLFALGPGVTAELVLLRWSDDAMPDAAPAAPAIGAAA
- a CDS encoding SLC13 family permease, which encodes MNDIAVTMVILGVTVVAFVSGKVPTGLVAVGAALALLATGILDLHEAFAGFADPAVVLIAALFVVAEGLDASGLTGWAGQQLVARGGTKTAVLTVLVMLVVALLSALISVNGAVAALLPVVVVVASRISVAPSRLLLPLAFGAHAGSLLTLTGSPVNVIISELAATTGHGGFGFFDFTAIGAVLVVGTVLITVLFGRWLIPDRRPATMPRDLSDHARTLLGEYASPQPFARVRVRGGSPLIGRPTATLSLGDQSAVQLIAVQGTDHRPAGDVVRPGDRLLLRGDTASIRILKHDNKLAGLGVNGALGRTDALIDSTYGVAEVVVAPRSSMVGETVFPGMVTESGDLVILAVQRSGEPIDAQTIVLESGDTLLVQGRWDKLDLNLADPAVLVVDEPDQLRRQAAPLGARAWIALAVLVLMVAALATGVVPPAVVGLLAAAAMVLARVVTVERAHRSISWTTLLLVGGMIPMSTAITKTGAAELIANGLVSAVGRYGPLLVLASLCVVALIFGQLISNTATALIIAPIAVSVAGELGVSPLPFLMAVAVVCAAAFLTPVATPANFMIMGPAGLRFGDYWRYGLALVALFLAAAVFLVPLIWPF
- a CDS encoding sugar kinase, translating into MGRLVTIGEAMVVLYPDAHRPLAEAETFGSDVGGAEFNVATSLARMGIPTAWISRLGDDGFGERIRATATDAGLDLSAVETDDSRPTGIYVKETTSGPHGAGTRMHYYRSGSAASAIGPGTLAADPAASILRDAAIVHTSGITAAISDSAAQAVASLRETTGPATTISVDLNHRPRLWHGRDTAPLDALVGQAGTLFVGADEAEAYFGHSDPQRLFDAHPLLERVVLKDDSRRASSYLREGEETHVACLTVEVVEPVGAGDAFAAGYLAGLSEGRSAAACLRLGHALAALTLIGHGDRPLTVPDARERDLLADAPDATWSAWHVHPGDIPWRTSS
- a CDS encoding PTS sugar transporter subunit IIA, whose protein sequence is MTDTILDRANVVAAGTASTREDAIREAGALLVAAGAVEPAYVDSMQDRENTVSTFMGNGLAIPHGTNESKDEIKRSALSFIRYSSPLDWGGEEVRFVVGIAGQNNEHLEILSKIAILFSEEDDVQKLLDAPDADALFALLGDVNE